AAGGGCACAACGGAAACCGCGTGGCCCGTATTATTCTCGACCGACTGCGCGATGGAGAAGAGATATTTGCGACTGAGCGAGATTTTGATTGAAAAAACCAGTCCGGCACCATTATCCCAGTGCAGGGTAAGAGGGTGATCCGGGTCGAGGCGTGATGAGTCCCCGGTCCATTCCGTCTGCGCGTTCGGGAGTTTCAGGGCCTCGCCCGGCGCCTGACGCCAGCCAATTTCGATAAAGCCCGGTCGTTTCCCGTCAGCCGATTCAAGCAGCCTTACATGAGGGCTGTTTTTATCGAGCGTCTCGCGATATTGCGTCAGTGACACGTCATCAATACGTGCCCCGCGCAGGCTGACGGACCCTGTCATGGCGGGAGAGGTAAAAGCGACGCGGCGCGCGGGCCCGGAGGGCGCGACTGCAGGCGCGGCAACCCCCATCGCCGACTGCGCCCCCGCAGAAGCTTTGTCCCCGCTTTTTGCATCGACCATTTTGGTCGCGGCAGGCGGCGTTTTATCCGCAGGCTTCGGCACGAAATAATCGAAGCCGAAGAGAACAGCCGCGGCCAGAGCCAGAGCAATAAGGGTGCGCTTAATTTCCATAAACCCGACGCCGGTCTTCCATGTCAAAACAAGGCGAGAGCAGAAACGCGTCGCGCCACGAGAATATGCAGCCACCCACGCGCGGGGGTCCGGCGGTCAGGCTGAGCCCTTCTTTACCTCCGGAACCGGATCATATCCACCCCGGCATAGGCGATTACATCGTAAAATACGTCCTACAGCGAGAATAATCCCTTTTTGCAAGCCGTGACGCTCCAGGGCTGTGCGCGCATAGACGCTGCAACTCGGCTCGAATCGGCAATTTGCGCCAAGAGAAGGACTTATGGCGTATTGATAGAATTTGATGAGGGCGACAAGCCCTTTAACGACCAAAGTCCCAGGCCGGAATTTGAAACGGCTAGGGAAGGACATCCAGCTTCCTCAGACTATCACGCATATCGCGCAGGAGCTGGTTGAAAGGTAATTGCCGGGTTGCGGCGCGACCGATGACGACGATATCGGCCGGGCGGCAGG
This genomic stretch from Candidatus Kirkpatrickella diaphorinae harbors:
- the yidD gene encoding membrane protein insertion efficiency factor YidD, which encodes MSFPSRFKFRPGTLVVKGLVALIKFYQYAISPSLGANCRFEPSCSVYARTALERHGLQKGIILAVGRILRCNRLCRGGYDPVPEVKKGSA